A single Streptomyces sannanensis DNA region contains:
- a CDS encoding DUF6186 family protein — protein MAEHPVIGYLVWAVLFGAVFAWEGIALLQPGDAFPTLSDAMRAVMRYPAGRWALFAFWLWFGWHAFVRGWHFLLRDAQ, from the coding sequence GTGGCAGAGCATCCAGTGATCGGGTATCTCGTCTGGGCGGTGCTGTTCGGCGCGGTGTTCGCCTGGGAGGGCATCGCCCTGCTCCAGCCCGGTGACGCCTTTCCCACCCTCAGCGATGCCATGCGCGCCGTCATGCGCTATCCGGCGGGACGCTGGGCGCTGTTCGCTTTCTGGCTGTGGTTCGGCTGGCACGCCTTCGTCCGTGGCTGGCACTTCCTGCTCCGGGATGCCCAGTGA
- a CDS encoding DUF6256 family protein codes for MPSDGVPLRRARTVLPVSLNVGIMLTGYLLVMGYLAFGLRILRRYGAGPGRRAELPAPVTGRRGWSGLIRQVAGTAVGGYLLLMAVVVGYYHGVARVGGRFLMSAATGAALLVGIALPVFLIISWLVERRRHRRASRAAGKRPA; via the coding sequence ATGCCCAGTGACGGTGTACCGCTACGGAGGGCCCGTACGGTGCTTCCGGTCTCGCTGAACGTCGGGATCATGCTGACCGGCTATCTGCTGGTCATGGGATACCTCGCCTTCGGCCTGCGGATCCTGCGCCGGTACGGGGCCGGACCCGGCCGGCGGGCGGAACTGCCTGCCCCGGTTACCGGCAGGCGCGGGTGGTCCGGCCTGATCCGCCAGGTGGCGGGCACCGCAGTCGGCGGATATCTGCTGCTGATGGCCGTGGTGGTCGGCTACTACCACGGGGTGGCCCGGGTGGGCGGCCGGTTTCTGATGAGCGCGGCCACCGGTGCCGCGCTGCTGGTGGGGATCGCGCTGCCGGTGTTCCTCATCATCTCGTGGCTGGTGGAGCGGCGTCGGCACCGGCGGGCTTCACGGGCGGCCGGGAAGAGGCCCGCCTGA
- a CDS encoding AfsR/SARP family transcriptional regulator, translating to MAQRPRGDRDAAERQAKRSTPRDRTAGAPSEGPEARVRIAVLGGFDLWVGDEPAEIPLSSGRLLAFVALCSRAAVPRALIAGTLWPDAPDRCAHANLRSALSRLRETGKQALDIGASEVRLARGAAVDFQHARSLAHRILDPAQNGKHDPGIATVEALAADLLPGWYDDWAQLEAERWRQLRLHALESLADTFTAAGRYAEAVAAARTAVHADPLRESSRICLVRAHLAEGNPSEALHDFNDYAQRLGAELGLLPTERLRELVAGLCTTVAPR from the coding sequence ATGGCTCAGAGACCGAGAGGCGACCGCGACGCCGCCGAGCGGCAGGCGAAGCGGAGCACCCCACGTGACCGTACGGCCGGTGCCCCGAGCGAGGGCCCGGAAGCGCGCGTACGCATCGCAGTCCTCGGCGGCTTCGACCTGTGGGTCGGGGACGAACCGGCGGAGATCCCGCTGAGTTCCGGGCGTCTGCTCGCGTTCGTCGCTCTGTGCAGTCGGGCGGCCGTTCCCCGGGCCCTGATCGCGGGGACTCTCTGGCCGGACGCGCCCGACCGCTGTGCCCACGCGAACCTCAGATCGGCCTTGTCCCGCCTGCGGGAGACGGGAAAGCAGGCCCTCGACATCGGCGCGTCCGAAGTGCGCCTGGCCCGCGGCGCCGCCGTCGATTTCCAGCACGCCCGCTCGCTGGCCCACCGCATCCTGGATCCCGCGCAGAACGGGAAGCACGACCCCGGCATCGCCACGGTCGAGGCCCTCGCCGCCGATCTGCTCCCCGGCTGGTACGACGACTGGGCACAACTGGAGGCGGAGCGCTGGCGGCAACTGCGTCTCCACGCCCTGGAGTCCCTTGCGGACACCTTCACCGCTGCCGGGCGCTACGCCGAGGCCGTGGCGGCGGCCCGTACGGCCGTACACGCGGACCCCCTGCGCGAAAGCAGCCGGATCTGCCTGGTCCGTGCGCACCTTGCGGAAGGCAATCCGTCCGAGGCGCTGCACGACTTCAACGACTACGCGCAACGCCTCGGCGCCGAACTCGGACTCCTCCCCACAGAACGTCTGCGCGAGCTGGTCGCGGGCCTCTGCACCACGGTCGCGCCGCGGTGA
- a CDS encoding hydrophobic protein, with translation MIPLLLVLLLILILFGAGFALDVLWWIALVVLVVWLVGFLMRGPAPGGGRARWYRW, from the coding sequence ATGATCCCGCTGCTTCTGGTCCTTCTTCTGATCCTGATTCTCTTCGGGGCCGGATTCGCCCTGGACGTGCTGTGGTGGATCGCCCTGGTCGTACTCGTCGTCTGGCTGGTGGGATTCCTGATGCGCGGGCCGGCTCCCGGTGGCGGCAGGGCCCGCTGGTACCGCTGGTAG
- a CDS encoding DUF4232 domain-containing protein, whose protein sequence is MKRTDRAGAVLASALLLATGGLLSAAGDAAAGGPPSRAVPAHAARTQVAACTYSQLIPDGAQRVGADRLRITVVNEGPKPCTLRGFPTVAVAGLGSPEKNKPLTVGHQGDARLVQLMVGGRAATQITFTPVLGEAEGYCASGATPTVAPSIVLGVAGGKLQLGLEDGGDVALCGTTVRATAFRGSPA, encoded by the coding sequence ATGAAGCGAACGGACAGAGCCGGTGCGGTCCTGGCCTCGGCCCTGCTGCTGGCGACGGGCGGACTGCTGTCGGCCGCGGGTGACGCGGCGGCAGGCGGTCCCCCGTCCCGTGCCGTACCGGCTCACGCCGCGCGCACCCAGGTTGCCGCCTGCACGTACTCCCAGCTCATCCCGGACGGCGCTCAGCGGGTGGGGGCCGACCGGCTGAGGATCACTGTCGTCAACGAGGGCCCCAAACCCTGCACACTGCGGGGATTCCCCACCGTGGCCGTCGCGGGCCTGGGGTCCCCGGAGAAGAACAAGCCCCTCACCGTCGGTCACCAGGGCGACGCACGCCTGGTGCAGCTGATGGTCGGCGGCCGCGCCGCGACACAGATCACGTTCACCCCGGTTCTCGGTGAGGCGGAGGGCTACTGCGCCTCCGGTGCCACGCCTACCGTCGCGCCCTCGATCGTGCTGGGTGTCGCCGGCGGAAAGCTGCAGTTGGGGCTCGAGGACGGTGGTGACGTCGCGCTCTGCGGCACGACGGTCCGGGCCACCGCGTTCCGCGGCTCCCCCGCGTGA
- a CDS encoding metallophosphoesterase: MSLLAISDLHVRHAENRGIVEGLRPVSDDDWLVVAGDVGERIADILWAMKLLRDRFRVVVWAPGNHELWTTSDDAHQLRGEARYRHIVGALRELGVVTPEDPYPRWQGSDGPVVVAPLFVLYDYTFRPAGASTKEEALAVAYESGVIGADERLLHPDPYPSRDAWCRARLAYTRSRLDAIDPTLPTVLVNHFPLVREPTRVLRYPEFAQWCGTEATADWHVRYRAAAVVYGHLHIPRTIECDGVPHHEVSLGYPREWRNRSVPPSGPRRILPVQAPV; the protein is encoded by the coding sequence ATGAGCCTGCTCGCCATCAGCGACCTGCATGTCCGCCACGCCGAGAACCGCGGGATCGTCGAAGGGCTGCGGCCCGTGTCGGACGACGACTGGCTGGTGGTCGCCGGGGACGTCGGGGAACGCATCGCCGACATCCTCTGGGCGATGAAGCTGTTGCGTGACCGCTTCCGGGTCGTCGTCTGGGCGCCCGGCAACCACGAACTGTGGACCACCTCCGACGATGCGCACCAGCTGCGCGGCGAGGCCCGCTACCGGCACATTGTGGGCGCCCTGCGTGAACTGGGGGTGGTCACTCCCGAGGACCCCTACCCGCGGTGGCAGGGATCCGACGGACCGGTCGTCGTCGCCCCGCTGTTCGTCCTGTACGACTACACGTTCCGGCCGGCCGGCGCGAGCACCAAGGAGGAGGCGCTGGCCGTCGCCTACGAATCGGGAGTGATCGGCGCCGACGAGCGACTGCTGCACCCCGATCCGTACCCCAGCCGTGACGCGTGGTGCCGCGCCCGGCTGGCCTATACACGGTCGCGGCTGGACGCGATCGACCCCACGTTGCCCACCGTGCTGGTCAACCACTTCCCGCTGGTCCGGGAACCCACCCGGGTCCTGCGCTATCCGGAGTTCGCCCAGTGGTGCGGCACGGAGGCCACCGCGGACTGGCATGTGCGCTACCGGGCCGCCGCCGTCGTCTACGGGCATCTGCACATTCCGCGCACCATCGAGTGCGACGGCGTGCCGCATCACGAAGTCTCGCTGGGCTACCCCCGCGAGTGGCGCAACCGTTCCGTCCCTCCCTCGGGCCCCCGCCGCATCCTGCCCGTGCAGGCCCCGGTGTAG
- a CDS encoding pentapeptide repeat-containing protein yields the protein MSQKREASTDDEDRLGLQADCSNCFGLCCVALPFARSADFAVDKDAGQPCANLRADFRCGIHTRLRERGFSGCTVFDCFGAGQKVSRITFGGQDWRKAAGTARQMFDVFPVMRQLHELLWYLAEAIALPPARPIHGELRRALDGTERLTLGSAEEIAELDVPALRHDINALLLKTSELVRAEVPGRKRNHRGADLIGARLKGAGLRGANLRGACLIAADLRNADLRTADLIGVDFRDADLSGADLTGSIFLTQSQLNAAKGDATTKLPPTLTRPAHW from the coding sequence TTGTCCCAGAAACGCGAAGCGTCCACCGACGACGAAGACCGCCTCGGCCTGCAGGCCGACTGCAGTAACTGCTTCGGGCTGTGCTGTGTCGCACTTCCCTTCGCCCGCTCGGCCGATTTCGCGGTCGACAAGGACGCCGGGCAGCCCTGTGCGAACCTGCGGGCGGACTTCCGCTGCGGCATCCACACGCGCCTGCGCGAGCGGGGCTTCTCCGGCTGCACCGTCTTCGACTGCTTCGGCGCGGGGCAGAAGGTATCCCGGATCACCTTCGGCGGACAGGACTGGCGGAAGGCCGCCGGGACCGCGCGGCAGATGTTCGACGTGTTTCCCGTCATGCGGCAACTCCACGAGCTGCTCTGGTACTTGGCCGAAGCGATCGCCCTGCCGCCGGCCCGCCCCATCCACGGCGAGCTGCGCCGTGCGCTGGACGGCACCGAGCGCCTCACCCTCGGCAGTGCCGAAGAAATCGCCGAGCTGGATGTCCCGGCGCTCCGTCATGACATCAACGCCCTGCTGTTGAAGACCAGCGAACTGGTACGCGCCGAGGTCCCGGGCCGTAAGAGGAACCACCGGGGAGCCGACCTCATCGGGGCGAGACTCAAAGGTGCCGGCCTGCGGGGCGCCAACCTCCGCGGCGCCTGCCTCATCGCCGCCGACCTCAGGAATGCCGATCTGCGCACCGCCGATCTGATCGGCGTTGACTTCCGGGACGCCGACCTGAGCGGCGCCGATCTCACCGGAAGTATCTTCCTCACCCAGTCCCAGCTCAACGCGGCCAAGGGGGATGCCACAACGAAGCTGCCCCCCACACTCACCAGGCCGGCACACTGGTAG